Part of the bacterium genome, CAGCTAACTCATCAGGTGTCTGTCTGAAGAACGGTATATTATTCTTTGCCAGCACCTCGATAAACTCCATCCTGCTTATTCCCACCAATTCAGATGCCTTGGCTGAAGATATTTTGCCTTCCTGAAACAATTTTAAAGCAGCCAGCTCCTTTAATTTTTGAGAAAGCTGCTGCTTTGTAGTACCCAGAACAGCAAGAACCTCATCTGGCATCTCTACTTGAGCTACACTCATACCCATTAAAGTTACCTCCTTGATAGGAATTTGCTTTTTGACTGTTTTTAGATTGTGTATCCATTTTTACCCATTCTGAAGATATTCTATCACAAATTTTATCATAAGTCAACAAAAAAATCCCAGTTCCCGTAATGGGTCAGTTATCGGTGGTAAAAGATATAATTTAATCTTTGTTCCTTTCTCCCACCAATAACTAACGCCATACTAAAAAATGTAATAAACTCTTGACAGAAGAGTTAAATTATGATATTATAAAAAAACGATAAACGGGAGGGAAATAATGTCCGGAGTTGATATTTTTGAGAGATTAAAGAGGAAGAAGAAAATCTCTATTAAGAAAAAAAGACCTACCTCTTCAATATTCTTTCAGTTACACTTCAATGAGATTGGTGCCTATATTACGGTTGTTGATAAGGATAGAAATGAGGTTGAACCAGATTTTGAATATTATACTGGTCGCACACACGATATATTGAAATCTATTGCCGCTATTAGAGATAAAAGTAACTTTCGAATTAACTGGGAAATCCCTGACAATAAAATCTATCTATCGGAACATGAATATCTTCTCTGGCAACTTCAACATTGTAACAATTTTGTTGATGCACAATTTAGACCGATTGGTTTTATGGACGGATTGGCGAAGATTGTTGTTTCTATTGAAGGGGAAGATACTTTAGCGGTCAAAATCTTCCTTTTATATCAAGGTAAAGGCTTCAAAGAGTTTTCGTTCTTAAATGAGAATTATGTCTTTGCCGAAGGTAATATCTATAAAATCCCACCCATTGGTGAAAATTTCAAGGAACTTCACCTTTTTCAAACATCCCTGATGCCAATGAATCTTGAGAAGTATCTTTCCTTGCTTTACTCCTATTTTGAAAATATCTTCATAGATTACCAGGATTACAAACAGATAGAAGGAGAGATTAAAGAAAGTCAGCCAACACTTATCTTTGAAAAAATAGATGCGGATAATTCTTTGTATATCAGACTTACTACCTCTTTGCCTGGATTTGATGCAGATTTTTTTGATAATTATGATATTACCAGAATTGCCACGCTTAATATGTTAGAGAAAAAGATTATTATTAGTGATATTACCTCTGAAGAGATTCATTTCACTATGGATGAGATTGAAACAGCCTTAAAAAGGTATCGGAAATCGGTTGCTGACAAAAATGACTATTTTGTCGAAGATAACCTTTTCATCATCGAAGAATCATTAGCCAGGGAGTTCATCTATAATGAATTGGGACACTTTATTACTCGATTTGTCATCATGGGGGCTGAAAAACTCAAGTCTTATAATATTCGACCGGTGAGTCCAAAACTTAATTTCTCATTATCACACGGTATCGATTTCCTTGAGGGGGATGTTAATTTAGAGGTAGAAGGAGAAAATTTCTCTCTTTTTGATGCCTTAACTCAATATAAAAAGAACTCTTATATCTTATTAAGCGATGGGACTTGTGCCATAATTAATAAGCATTACATTGAGAAATTAAAACGGGTATTCAAAAAGCAAAAGGATAAAGTCAGGGTCTCTTTTTTTGACCTGCCAATTGTCGAAGAGATGATTGATGAAAAGGTCGCCGCTGAATCTCTTAAGTGGTCAAGAGAGATATTTTTAGGCTTCAATAGGCTTGAAGAATCAAGATATAAGTTTCCGCAGTTAAATGAAGAGCTTCGAGGGTATCAAAAGCAAGGTTATAAATGGATAAGATACCTTCATCAACATAGCCTTGGTGGATGTCTGGCTGATGATATGGGGCTTGGTAAGACGGTGCAAGCAATTGCCTTGCTATCTTTTATCTATCCAGATGAAAAGAAGCCTTCCTTGATTATTATGCCAAAGACATTACTTTTTAACTGGGCAAATGAGATAAATAAATTCAATCCTCAATTATCATATTATCTCTATCACGGCAATAACCGCAATTTAGAGGAAGCCAAAAAGAATAATCTTATCCTGACTACTTATGCGATGGTTCGTAATGATATTGAGCAATTTAAAGAAGAGGAATTTTATTACATCATCCTTGATGAATCACAGAATATAAAGAATATCAATTCTCAGATTTCAAAAGCAGTAATGCTTCTTTGGTCCAAACATCGGCTTGCCTTAAGTGGGACACCGATTGAAAATAACCTATCTGAACTCTATTCACTCTTTCGGTTTCTCAACCCTTCTATGTTTAGTTCGATTGATGATTTTAATCAGTCATACATCATTCCCATTCAGAAGGAAAATGACAAAGATGTCCTGTATGAATTGAAAAAGAAGATATATCCCTTTGTGTTGAGGCGTTTAAAAAAAGAGGTGTTAAAAGACCTACCTGACAAGATTGAGCAGATACTATTTGTCGATATGAGCCAGGAACAACAGATTTTTTATGAAAATAGGCGTCGTTTTTATTATCAAACAGTAAAGACCCAAATTGCCCAGAGTGGGCTTGAAAAGTCTCAGTTTTTTATCTTTCAGGCATTAAGCGAACTGCGTCAGATTGCCTCTATCCCGGAATCTAAAAGCCAGATGCAAATAATCTCTCCCAAGCGTGAAGCACTTTTAGACAATATCATGGATGTGGTTGCCAATGACCATAAAGTTTTAGTCTTTGCCAATTTCTTAGATGTAATTGATTGTGTTTCAGCTGACCTTGAAAAAGCGGGCATTGAGTATTTGACAATGACAGGTGCTACCAAAGATAGAAAGCAACTTGTAGAGGCATTTCAGAATGATGACACCTACAAGGTATTCTTAATGACCCTGAAGACAGGTGGATTGGGACTTAATTTGACCGCGGCTGACTATATCTTTATCTTTGACCCATGGTGGAATAAAGCCGCAGAAGAACAGGCGATTGATAGAACCCACCGCATCGGCCAGGATAAAACGGTATTCAGTTATAAACTAATAACCAAAGGAACGATTGAAGAGAAGATATTGGAATTGCAAAGGAGAAAGAAGGTGCTTTTTGAGTCTTTGATTTCAAGTGATGGATTGTCACTGAAAACCTTGGATAATCAAGATATAGAGTTTGTATTAGGAGAGTAGAGAGTAGAGAGTAGAGAGAATTGGAGAGAATATTGTAAATTCATTTGACAGGCAAAAAGTTATATGGTAAAATGCTGACAACGGATAGACACAAAATCTGACCAGACATTTTATGGCTTGAGTTGTAGGGATAGAAATTTAGAACCTATTCAAGAAACTAAAGGGTGCCATAATATCTTTGCCGATGAGGGATTGATTAAGGAGTGGCTATGAAAAAGGAATACAGTATCAAAGTTAAAGATCTGCCAGAAGAAGAAAAGCCAAGAGAGAAACTGAAGAAGTATGGCCCTAATGCCTTGAAGAACTATGAGCTTTTATCTATTATCCTTGGTAAAGGAACAATAAAAGAGGATGTCTTTGGAATTGCTAAGAGGGTAATTGATGAATATGGCTCAAGGGCTATAACTACAGAGGCAGATGTGGAAAAGGTAAAGAAAATTTTGGAGATAGGTGATGTCCATGCTTGCCAGGTAGTAGCCTGTTTTGAATTGGGCAGGAGATTTTTTAGCCAAACAAAAGAGGTCTGCATCCGTACACCAGAGGATGCCTTTAAATATCTATCTGAAATGAAGAAGTTGAATAAGGAGCACTTTCGAGGGCTTTATCTGGATGTGAAAAACAAACTTATCCGTGATGAAATCATCTCTATTGGTACACTGACGACAAACCTTATCCATCCAAGAGAAGTTTTTCAACCCGCCATTCAATACTCAGCCGTAGGCATAATCCTGGCACACAATCATCCTTCTGGCGACCCTACTCCAAGTAAGGACGATATAGCGGTTACCCACCAGATAATGGAGGTTGGCAAGGTAATGGATATAGATGTCTTAGACCATATCATCATCGGTGATGACCAATTTGTCAGTTTGAAAGAAAAAGGAGAGATGTAGATGAGCAAAATTACTTATGATTTGACCAGACCAGAGTTGATTAGAGAGGATGAGAAAAACAAGAATGAAATTTTAGACGAGGTTTTTAAGGGGCCGGAGGTCAAGTATGGCTTGAAGGTCTTTAGTCAAAGAGAGTTTGACGGTCTTATTTTGCGAGAAGAGCGGGGTAAATATGTGGTCAACTGTCCTATTTCTCGCCAAATGAGGTCTGCCAGGCCTGAAGAGATTATTCGCCAATTAGTGATCAACAAATTGA contains:
- a CDS encoding UPF0175 family protein: MGMSVAQVEMPDEVLAVLGTTKQQLSQKLKELAALKLFQEGKISSAKASELVGISRMEFIEVLAKNNIPFFRQTPDELAEDIAVAKEMMQK
- a CDS encoding SNF2-related protein; the encoded protein is MSGVDIFERLKRKKKISIKKKRPTSSIFFQLHFNEIGAYITVVDKDRNEVEPDFEYYTGRTHDILKSIAAIRDKSNFRINWEIPDNKIYLSEHEYLLWQLQHCNNFVDAQFRPIGFMDGLAKIVVSIEGEDTLAVKIFLLYQGKGFKEFSFLNENYVFAEGNIYKIPPIGENFKELHLFQTSLMPMNLEKYLSLLYSYFENIFIDYQDYKQIEGEIKESQPTLIFEKIDADNSLYIRLTTSLPGFDADFFDNYDITRIATLNMLEKKIIISDITSEEIHFTMDEIETALKRYRKSVADKNDYFVEDNLFIIEESLAREFIYNELGHFITRFVIMGAEKLKSYNIRPVSPKLNFSLSHGIDFLEGDVNLEVEGENFSLFDALTQYKKNSYILLSDGTCAIINKHYIEKLKRVFKKQKDKVRVSFFDLPIVEEMIDEKVAAESLKWSREIFLGFNRLEESRYKFPQLNEELRGYQKQGYKWIRYLHQHSLGGCLADDMGLGKTVQAIALLSFIYPDEKKPSLIIMPKTLLFNWANEINKFNPQLSYYLYHGNNRNLEEAKKNNLILTTYAMVRNDIEQFKEEEFYYIILDESQNIKNINSQISKAVMLLWSKHRLALSGTPIENNLSELYSLFRFLNPSMFSSIDDFNQSYIIPIQKENDKDVLYELKKKIYPFVLRRLKKEVLKDLPDKIEQILFVDMSQEQQIFYENRRRFYYQTVKTQIAQSGLEKSQFFIFQALSELRQIASIPESKSQMQIISPKREALLDNIMDVVANDHKVLVFANFLDVIDCVSADLEKAGIEYLTMTGATKDRKQLVEAFQNDDTYKVFLMTLKTGGLGLNLTAADYIFIFDPWWNKAAEEQAIDRTHRIGQDKTVFSYKLITKGTIEEKILELQRRKKVLFESLISSDGLSLKTLDNQDIEFVLGE
- the radC gene encoding DNA repair protein RadC; amino-acid sequence: MKKEYSIKVKDLPEEEKPREKLKKYGPNALKNYELLSIILGKGTIKEDVFGIAKRVIDEYGSRAITTEADVEKVKKILEIGDVHACQVVACFELGRRFFSQTKEVCIRTPEDAFKYLSEMKKLNKEHFRGLYLDVKNKLIRDEIISIGTLTTNLIHPREVFQPAIQYSAVGIILAHNHPSGDPTPSKDDIAVTHQIMEVGKVMDIDVLDHIIIGDDQFVSLKEKGEM